The sequence GGTACTAAAATCCTGGAGACCGATCTTTTCATTGGCATACAGATGGTACAGGGGCGCTAGATTTCCTGACGTGGAGTGGTGCGAGGCAAAGGCAAAGCTCTTTCCCTTGAGGTTCCGAAGTTTACTTATCTCAGCGTTCCCCTCTCGTGCTATAAAGGTTCCTTGGTAAAACGGTTTTTGTTCAGAGTTCAGGGCAGCGAGAAAGGGCAGGCCACAGGAAGTACTCGCGGCCTCAATATAGGTTAGCCCGCCCAGAAGAGCAATATCAATACTCCCATCGCAAAGAAGCCTGATGATACTTGGATAATCCTGGGTGATTTTTAGTTCAAAATCATAGGGGGTTGATTTACTCAAAAAATCGACAAATGGCTGGTATTGTCTGTACATAACCAGTGGATGGTACAGTGTGATAACCCCGAGGCGAACAACTGGTGACATACGACCCTGATCCGAGGCAGCAGCTTCAAGGTCTGAAAAGAGAACAGGCTGAATAATGCAGGAAAACAAAACAATAATGGCACAATAGCGCAACATGGTGGCATTTTCTCCCTGAAAAGTGTGATGGTGGACTATATGAGTTATGGAAAACAATAATCATCCATCCTGCTTGTCCTTTCGGAGTCTGCGCTTACCTGCCCATTTTATGCACTGTGGCAACAGTTACATCCCCCTGCTTTACGCCCATTGCCAC comes from Desulfocapsa sulfexigens DSM 10523 and encodes:
- the phnD gene encoding phosphate/phosphite/phosphonate ABC transporter substrate-binding protein produces the protein MLRYCAIIVLFSCIIQPVLFSDLEAAASDQGRMSPVVRLGVITLYHPLVMYRQYQPFVDFLSKSTPYDFELKITQDYPSIIRLLCDGSIDIALLGGLTYIEAASTSCGLPFLAALNSEQKPFYQGTFIAREGNAEISKLRNLKGKSFAFASHHSTSGNLAPLYHLYANEKIGLQDFSTYENLSYHDSVAREILRGNYDAGVVLDSVARKYRGKGIKIIGQTDPLPGFLLVIRPDLDSALIRSLEEVLLDLDYLNPKQRAMMDTWDVNIRYGFMRVDDSRYDPVRQMIWYLQKQGISIESEK